The Globicephala melas chromosome 13, mGloMel1.2, whole genome shotgun sequence genome includes a region encoding these proteins:
- the LOC138842938 gene encoding atherin-like: MSGGRRARASGSSGGSSTALRGPGRAAAGRGLRAGDLRAEPRGGASGPAPTRTPPPESPAPRPPWPRARAPRPGGAGGRAPGSVRSGRLPLRAATPGPPPARRCWPRSSHAGPGLAFALRRPAQPEAHAAAGPSPHLPGRASFSRRLLPAHPAPGLLRGGQPPRLAPPPPQPAPGATAQPGNPPE, translated from the coding sequence ATGTCTGGGGGGCGCCGGGCGCGGGCCTCCGGCTCCTCGGGGGGCTCCTCCACCGCGCTCCGGGGCccggggcgggcggcggcggggcgaGGGCTGCGCGCCGGGGACCTGCGGGCAGAGCCGAGAGGCGGTGCGTCGGGCCCGGCTCCCACCCGCACCCCCCCGCCCGAGTCCCCGGCTCCCCGGCCGCCCTggccgcgcgcgcgcgcgccgcGCCCAGGAGGGGCCGGCGGTCGGGCGCCCGGCTCCGTGCGCTCGGGGCGGCTGCCCCTCCGCGCTGCCACGCCGggcccgccgcccgcccgccgctgCTGGCCGCGCTCCAGCCACGCCGGGCCCGGCCTCGCCTTCGCGCTCCGCCGCCCGGCCCAGCCCGAGGCGCACGCCGCCGCCGGGCCCTCTCCGCACCTTCCCGGCCGCGCCTCCTTTTCTAGGCGCCTCCTCCCggcccaccccgcccccggcctCCTCCGCGGTGGGCAACCGCCCCGTCTGGCGCCTCCACCCCCCCAGCCCGCGCCCGGGGCGACTGCACAGCCCGGCAATCCTCCGGAATAA